In Mucilaginibacter sp. KACC 22063, the genomic stretch ATACTTGGAGAACAAGGCTATTTATATTGCCTGGGCGATATTGTGCATAACGATGAAGAAGTGGAGCGCCTTAAAGCAAAAGGTTTGCGCATTATAGATCATGAGCAACTGAAGGAACTGCGCAACGAAAAGGTGTTGATTCGTGCCCACGGTGAAGCGCCGGAAACTTACAGGATGGCACTTGAAAATAATATTATGCTGATCGATGCTTCATGCCCGGTAGTGCTAAAACTGCAAAACCGTATTAAAACATCGCATGATGGTCAGGAGAAGATATTAATTTTCGGTAAGCATGGCCACGCTGAAGTAATAGGCTTACAAGGTCAAACCAACAACGAAGCATTGGTATTCCAGGATTTAGCCGAGTTAGATGGTGTTGAATTGCCGTCTAAGTTTACGCTCTATAGCCAGACCACCAAAAGCACCGATAAATTTTACGCTATTAAGAATGAACTGTTAGGCCGGGGCTACGAGGTAAAAGCAAATGATACCATCTGCCGCCAGGTATCAAACCGTGATAAGGACCTCAATAAATTTGTTGTCCAGTTTGATAAGATCGTCTTTGT encodes the following:
- a CDS encoding 4-hydroxy-3-methylbut-2-enyl diphosphate reductase gives rise to the protein MGEYNLQVTIDQDSGFCFGVVYAIDMAEEILGEQGYLYCLGDIVHNDEEVERLKAKGLRIIDHEQLKELRNEKVLIRAHGEAPETYRMALENNIMLIDASCPVVLKLQNRIKTSHDGQEKILIFGKHGHAEVIGLQGQTNNEALVFQDLAELDGVELPSKFTLYSQTTKSTDKFYAIKNELLGRGYEVKANDTICRQVSNRDKDLNKFVVQFDKIVFVSGKKSSNGKVLFEVCKKHNPNTYFISSVEELHPEMFSPNDTVGIAGATSTPMWLMQNVKDALEKY